In the Pueribacillus theae genome, one interval contains:
- the gucD gene encoding alpha-ketoglutaric semialdehyde dehydrogenase GucD encodes MTVQETVKTYKNFIGGKWLSSSTEKVKPSTNPANKDEIVGYVQISSEEDVDQAVEAAKLAKKSWRKLTGAARGNYLYKAANIMESRLDEIAETMTREMGKTFPEAKGETARGIAILRYYAGEGMRKTGDVIPATDSKALMYTDRVPLGVVGLITPWNFPVAIPIWKMAPALIYGNTVVIKPAEDTAVTAVKVIECMEEAGFPAGVVNLVTGRGSVVGNRMIHHPDINGISFTGSNQTGKLVAEGAIARGAKYQLEMGGKNPIIIADDADVDAAVEATISGGLSSTGQKCTATSRVIVQEGIYERFKERLIARTKELTLGDGMKENVYMGPSANEGQLNTVLSYIEKGKAEGATLVLGGNRPKDPELQNGYFVEPTIFENVKSDMAIAQEEIFGPVLALIKVDTIQKALELANDVSFGLSASIFTKNIENAFEFIDEIDAGLVRVNFETAGVELQAPFGGMKDSSSGSREQGEAAKEFFTSIKTVFVKP; translated from the coding sequence ATGACCGTTCAGGAAACTGTAAAAACCTACAAAAACTTTATTGGTGGAAAGTGGCTGAGTTCTTCTACGGAAAAGGTCAAGCCAAGTACAAACCCTGCAAACAAAGATGAGATTGTAGGATATGTGCAAATATCTTCAGAGGAAGACGTGGATCAGGCAGTTGAAGCAGCGAAACTGGCAAAAAAAAGCTGGCGAAAGCTGACGGGTGCTGCCAGAGGGAATTATCTGTACAAAGCAGCGAATATAATGGAAAGCCGTTTGGATGAAATTGCGGAAACGATGACAAGGGAAATGGGAAAAACTTTTCCTGAAGCCAAAGGTGAAACAGCAAGAGGAATCGCCATTTTACGTTATTATGCCGGAGAAGGCATGCGTAAAACAGGTGATGTCATCCCTGCGACTGACAGCAAGGCACTCATGTATACAGATCGCGTACCTTTAGGTGTTGTCGGACTTATTACACCTTGGAATTTCCCAGTGGCCATACCAATTTGGAAAATGGCACCTGCATTGATTTATGGAAACACGGTTGTGATCAAACCAGCCGAGGACACGGCTGTTACAGCGGTCAAAGTTATTGAATGTATGGAAGAAGCCGGATTTCCTGCCGGTGTTGTGAACCTGGTTACGGGAAGAGGTTCGGTTGTTGGCAACAGGATGATTCACCATCCGGATATTAACGGCATTTCTTTTACGGGATCGAACCAAACAGGAAAGCTAGTAGCCGAAGGTGCGATTGCCAGAGGAGCAAAATATCAGTTGGAAATGGGCGGTAAAAACCCGATTATCATTGCGGATGATGCAGATGTGGATGCGGCTGTTGAAGCGACAATTAGCGGAGGTCTCAGTTCCACCGGGCAGAAATGTACGGCAACGAGCCGGGTGATTGTACAGGAAGGAATCTATGAACGTTTCAAAGAAAGATTGATAGCAAGGACAAAAGAGCTTACGTTAGGCGATGGGATGAAAGAAAATGTGTATATGGGTCCCAGTGCGAACGAAGGCCAATTAAATACCGTGCTTTCTTACATTGAAAAAGGGAAAGCAGAAGGTGCAACACTCGTGTTAGGCGGAAATCGACCAAAAGATCCTGAATTACAAAACGGATATTTCGTCGAGCCGACAATCTTTGAAAACGTCAAATCTGATATGGCCATTGCCCAGGAAGAAATTTTCGGTCCTGTATTAGCCCTGATTAAGGTTGATACGATTCAAAAAGCTTTGGAACTGGCAAACGATGTATCATTCGGTCTCAGTGCTTCAATTTTTACAAAAAATATTGAGAACGCCTTTGAGTTTATTGATGAGATCGACGCCGGATTGGTTCGGGTGAACTTTGAAACAGCTGGCGTAGAGCTGCAGGCTCCGTTTGGCGGCATGAAAGATTCAAGTTCAGGTTCTCGGGAACAAGGAGAAGCTGCCAAGGAATTCTTCACCTCAATCAAAACGGTTTTTGTTAAGCCGTAA
- a CDS encoding IclR family transcriptional regulator, producing the protein MKNQKPKSIVPSVNKAIDIILLLSQSPDLSMKEIAETLELPSSTCFNILTTLEYRGFIKKNDKSLGYSLGLSIMRLGLQVYENIDIRKIALPIMKELTSIHNETCYLATLAPSKLEGFIIERVESSKTLVVLLPVGDKVPLYATATGKSLLSGFSEEDLTFYLNNVELSAFSTKTIITEEQLREELEQIRRKGYATTHNELGDGASAISCPIKDYEGNIIAAISLSGPTQRMVTQFPAMIQDVQEAANKISRSLQ; encoded by the coding sequence TTGAAAAACCAAAAGCCAAAGAGTATCGTCCCGTCAGTTAATAAAGCAATCGATATTATTTTGTTACTTAGCCAAAGTCCTGATCTTTCAATGAAAGAAATTGCAGAGACACTTGAGTTACCCTCAAGCACATGCTTCAATATACTCACAACGTTAGAATACAGAGGATTCATAAAGAAAAATGACAAATCGCTTGGCTATAGTTTAGGCCTGTCTATCATGAGGCTTGGTTTACAAGTTTACGAAAACATAGACATACGGAAAATCGCACTCCCTATTATGAAAGAGTTAACATCCATCCATAATGAAACTTGTTATTTGGCTACATTAGCTCCTTCAAAGTTAGAAGGATTCATTATCGAACGTGTTGAAAGTTCAAAGACATTAGTCGTCCTCTTGCCAGTTGGAGATAAAGTCCCTTTATATGCCACCGCAACAGGGAAATCACTTTTATCTGGATTTTCTGAGGAAGACCTTACTTTTTATTTAAACAATGTAGAATTGTCAGCTTTTTCTACGAAAACCATTATTACTGAAGAACAATTAAGAGAGGAATTAGAACAGATTCGAAGAAAGGGATATGCAACTACGCATAACGAACTGGGTGACGGAGCCAGTGCTATTAGCTGTCCTATTAAAGATTATGAAGGTAATATAATAGCAGCTATTAGTTTGTCAGGCCCAACTCAAAGGATGGTTACCCAATTCCCAGCAATGATACAGGATGTTCAAGAGGCTGCTAATAAAATTTCCAGATCACTGCAATAG